A window from Candidatus Auribacterota bacterium encodes these proteins:
- a CDS encoding PQQ-binding-like beta-propeller repeat protein: MRAKSIMALSATIMVSMISLTSGQLDTNSPWPMFRCNLKHTGLSAYAGPSIPFLAWSYKAGLGIWCSPSIGSDGKVYVGSQDNYLYSINSNASFDWSYKAGSQVISSPAIGSDGKVYVGSADNYLYSINSNASLGWSYQTGDQINPSPAIDSDGKVYVGSQDNSFYSINSNASLGWSYQSGDNTNCSPAIGSDGKAYFGSKDKSLYSINSNASLDWSYQTGNQIIPSPAIGSDGKVYFGSQDNSFYSINSDASLAWSYGIKAGNQLNASPAIGSDGKVYVGSYDNCLYSINSNASLDWSYQTGYWVISSPAIGSDGKVYVGSADNYLYSINSNASLGWSYQTGGGVYSSPAIGSDGKLHVGSNDSCLYSIQQQPTPTATITPTPTVTPGSPTVTPVPPTATPTPVLQIIPSELWAGRSCTLEIQLHEDINEAFDLYILAEGQCGPYTLYLNNSAKSGIASAATNIQGFKAPFSYSFTPSIILPMTSVGKQITFYIVAVNAGKIPPVSSLSQLTATTQYVIMFDKQVSTVNP, from the coding sequence CCGTCCATACCGTTTCTGGCGTGGAGTTATAAAGCAGGTCTCGGCATATGGTGCTCCCCCTCGATAGGTTCGGACGGGAAGGTGTATGTCGGCTCTCAGGATAATTATCTCTATAGTATCAATTCAAACGCCAGCTTTGACTGGAGTTATAAAGCCGGAAGCCAGGTAATTTCCTCACCCGCGATAGGCTCGGACGGGAAGGTGTATGTCGGCTCCGCTGATAATTACCTCTATAGCATCAATTCAAACGCCAGCCTCGGCTGGAGTTATCAAACCGGGGACCAGATAAATCCCTCGCCTGCGATAGATTCTGATGGGAAGGTGTATGTCGGCTCTCAGGATAATTCCTTCTATAGCATCAATTCAAATGCGAGCCTCGGCTGGAGTTATCAATCCGGGGACAACACAAATTGCTCGCCCGCGATAGGTTCTGATGGGAAGGCGTATTTCGGCTCGAAGGATAAATCCCTCTATAGCATCAATTCAAACGCGAGCCTTGACTGGAGCTATCAAACCGGGAACCAGATAATTCCCTCTCCCGCGATAGGTTCTGATGGGAAGGTATATTTCGGCTCGCAGGATAATTCCTTCTATAGCATCAATTCAGACGCGAGCCTCGCCTGGAGTTATGGCATTAAGGCCGGGAACCAGTTAAATGCCTCTCCCGCGATAGGTTCGGATGGGAAGGTGTATGTCGGCTCGTATGATAATTGCCTCTATAGCATCAATTCAAACGCGAGCCTTGACTGGAGTTATCAAACCGGGTACTGGGTAATTTCCTCTCCCGCGATAGGCTCGGACGGGAAGGTGTATGTCGGCTCCGCTGATAATTATCTCTATAGCATCAATTCAAACGCGAGCCTTGGCTGGAGTTATCAAACAGGAGGAGGCGTTTATTCCTCGCCAGCGATAGGTTCGGATGGGAAGCTGCATGTTGGCTCGAATGATAGTTGCCTCTATAGCATCCAGCAGCAACCTACACCGACGGCGACCATCACCCCGACGCCGACGGTCACGCCGGGTAGCCCCACCGTAACGCCTGTGCCCCCGACAGCCACGCCAACGCCGGTATTGCAGATCATACCGAGCGAGCTGTGGGCCGGGCGGAGCTGCACACTCGAGATCCAGCTCCATGAGGATATCAACGAGGCGTTTGACCTGTATATCCTCGCTGAGGGGCAGTGTGGCCCGTACACGCTCTATCTTAACAACAGCGCAAAATCCGGGATAGCGTCGGCGGCCACAAATATTCAAGGTTTCAAGGCACCTTTTAGTTACAGCTTTACGCCTAGTATTATTCTTCCGATGACATCGGTAGGGAAGCAGATCACATTCTATATAGTTGCCGTCAATGCGGGCAAAATACCACCTGTTTCGAGTCTGAGCCAGTTGACCGCCACTACGCAGTACGTCATCATGTTTGATAAACAGGTGAGTACGGTCAATCCTTGA